One genomic region from Pseudomonadota bacterium encodes:
- a CDS encoding response regulator, with amino-acid sequence MESVGRLAGGVAHNFNNMLSVIIGYTEMALEGLDPSTPLYADLEEVLDAANRSAAMTRQLLAFARKQKINPKVLDLNMTVESLLKMLRRLLGENLDLFWRPGVGLWPVYMDPSQVDQILANLCVNARDAITDVGKVTIETDNVSIDEAYCAAHAGFIIPGAFVLLAVSDDGCGMPPEIIDNIFDPFFTTKKAGDGTGLGLATVYGIVKQNKGFINVYSEPGKGSTIRIYLPRHQGEDEPGAEPEVTTVPVGQGETVLLVEDEVSILKLVKAILERLNYRVLAAETTDQALNLAERHAGEISLLITDVVMPVMNGRDLAEQLRRQYPAMKAMFMSGYSANVIVHRSLLDQGVIFIQKPFSNRNLAIKVREALNG; translated from the coding sequence ATGGAATCGGTGGGCCGTCTGGCCGGAGGCGTGGCCCATAATTTCAATAATATGCTCAGCGTGATTATCGGTTATACGGAGATGGCGCTGGAAGGGCTGGACCCGTCCACGCCTCTGTATGCCGATCTGGAGGAAGTGCTTGACGCCGCGAACCGCTCCGCGGCGATGACCCGGCAATTGCTGGCTTTCGCCCGCAAACAGAAGATCAACCCCAAAGTGCTTGATTTAAATATGACCGTGGAAAGTCTGCTCAAAATGCTGCGTCGGCTTTTGGGTGAAAACCTTGATCTTTTCTGGCGTCCGGGAGTGGGCTTGTGGCCTGTTTATATGGACCCGTCTCAGGTCGACCAGATTCTGGCCAACCTCTGCGTCAACGCCCGGGATGCCATCACCGATGTCGGCAAGGTCACCATTGAGACCGATAACGTATCCATTGACGAGGCCTACTGCGCCGCTCACGCCGGATTTATTATTCCCGGTGCCTTCGTTCTTTTAGCCGTCAGCGATGACGGCTGCGGCATGCCTCCGGAAATCATCGACAATATTTTCGATCCTTTCTTCACGACCAAGAAAGCCGGCGACGGCACCGGCCTGGGTCTGGCCACGGTTTACGGTATCGTCAAACAAAATAAAGGTTTCATCAATGTTTACAGCGAACCGGGGAAAGGCTCAACCATCAGGATTTATCTGCCTCGTCATCAGGGTGAAGACGAACCGGGCGCGGAGCCGGAGGTGACGACAGTTCCCGTGGGTCAAGGCGAAACCGTGCTGCTGGTCGAGGATGAAGTTTCCATCCTGAAACTCGTCAAGGCGATCCTCGAACGGCTGAATTATCGAGTGCTGGCCGCCGAGACCACGGATCAGGCTCTGAACCTGGCTGAGCGGCACGCGGGTGAAATCAGCCTGCTGATCACCGATGTGGTCATGCCGGTCATGAACGGTCGTGATTTGGCGGAGCAACTGCGCCGTCAGTATCCGGCAATGAAAGCCATGTTTATGTCCGGATACTCGGCCAATGTTATTGTCCATCGGAGCTTGCTGGATCAGGGGGTGATTTTTATTCAGAAGCCTTTTTCAAATCGGAATCTGGCGATCAAGGTGCGCGAGGCTTTGAACGGATAA
- a CDS encoding PAS domain S-box protein, with the protein MELHLLACGIDQPVPAELHRGGQTGFIGEVNSSGLYGAVNGGLPTFLGTVGIIRNISRRKKVEDELARYRQGLEEMVAEQTGRIQFLNEVLQGVRSVNQLIVREKDRDRLIQAVCRNLVRERGLRGAWIVLNDHLPKKVEGAQSGFDPDAFARFLGRAAEGENPVCCEGALTNDPATSCESCPLGGQYEKCAGMTLALRHKGRQYGCLGVLAPPEFVGDAQETSLPTEIAGDIAFALHGIEVEAERLRSEQTLRTIFDSAGDGILLAKVKSGRLVAGNEALCRMLGYSVTELHELSVSDFCPVDRLADFRARLAPSPRDKIVVMQDVQLKRKDGSFFSADINAVLVELDNRLHGVGIVRNITVRKNLEAQLHQA; encoded by the coding sequence ATGGAGTTGCACCTGCTTGCGTGCGGAATCGATCAACCCGTGCCCGCGGAGTTGCACCGTGGCGGTCAAACCGGGTTCATCGGCGAGGTTAACAGTTCCGGCCTGTATGGCGCCGTTAATGGCGGTTTACCCACTTTTCTGGGCACGGTCGGTATTATCCGCAACATCTCCCGACGCAAAAAGGTCGAGGACGAATTGGCCCGGTACCGACAGGGACTGGAGGAAATGGTCGCGGAACAAACCGGAAGAATCCAGTTTCTGAACGAAGTTCTGCAGGGTGTCCGCAGCGTCAATCAGCTGATCGTGCGGGAAAAGGATCGTGACCGCCTGATTCAGGCCGTATGCCGGAATCTGGTTCGTGAACGCGGGCTCAGGGGCGCCTGGATTGTGCTGAACGATCACTTGCCGAAAAAGGTTGAGGGGGCGCAGAGCGGATTTGACCCCGATGCCTTCGCTCGTTTTTTGGGCCGGGCCGCGGAGGGGGAAAATCCTGTCTGCTGCGAGGGGGCACTGACCAATGATCCGGCGACCTCCTGCGAAAGCTGTCCCCTGGGAGGCCAATATGAAAAATGCGCCGGCATGACCCTCGCGCTCAGGCATAAGGGCCGGCAGTACGGCTGTCTGGGGGTTCTGGCGCCGCCGGAATTTGTGGGTGACGCTCAGGAAACCTCGCTGCCGACCGAAATCGCCGGTGACATCGCTTTTGCGCTGCACGGAATCGAGGTGGAGGCCGAGCGTCTAAGATCGGAACAAACCCTGCGCACCATCTTCGATTCGGCCGGCGACGGCATTCTGTTGGCAAAGGTCAAGTCAGGCCGTCTGGTCGCGGGCAATGAAGCGCTCTGTCGCATGCTGGGCTACTCCGTTACGGAACTTCACGAACTCTCGGTTTCCGACTTCTGCCCGGTGGATCGGCTGGCGGACTTTCGGGCACGATTGGCACCGTCGCCCCGCGATAAGATCGTGGTCATGCAGGATGTTCAGCTCAAGCGCAAGGACGGCAGTTTCTTTTCAGCCGATATCAACGCCGTGTTGGTTGAATTGGACAACCGTCTTCATGGCGTCGGCATTGTCAGAAATATTACCGTTCGCAAGAACCTTGAAGCTCAGCTTCACCAGGCTTAG
- a CDS encoding response regulator has protein sequence MAQKDNRNQDVFPAPEVGAHILTAKSCGLASTPFRPLRQKVLIVDDHRENLVALRQVLSAVDVEVIEAGSGNQALTMTLSHDFSLAILDVRIPGMNGYELAEFLRGDPKTKNLPVIFMTAAYGEEEDLFKGYELGAVEYIVKPYKPAVLLAKVRVFLELQRTQKELARRIMELSASEERYRTLVTTIPDIVYRIDTEGRFTFLNDAVKLLGYSSEELIGLPFATIALPAEVEKVSR, from the coding sequence ATGGCTCAGAAAGACAACCGCAATCAAGACGTTTTTCCCGCTCCGGAGGTAGGCGCGCACATTTTGACCGCGAAGTCTTGTGGGCTTGCCTCAACTCCTTTTCGTCCGTTACGGCAGAAGGTTCTGATTGTGGACGACCACCGGGAAAACCTGGTCGCCCTGCGTCAGGTCCTGAGCGCCGTGGATGTCGAAGTCATCGAGGCCGGCAGCGGGAATCAGGCCCTGACCATGACGCTCTCGCACGATTTTTCCCTGGCGATTCTCGATGTGCGGATACCCGGCATGAACGGCTACGAGCTGGCCGAGTTTTTGCGGGGTGACCCCAAAACGAAAAATCTGCCCGTTATCTTCATGACCGCAGCTTACGGCGAGGAAGAAGACCTGTTCAAAGGCTATGAACTGGGCGCGGTTGAATATATCGTGAAACCGTACAAACCGGCCGTCTTGTTGGCTAAGGTACGTGTGTTTCTGGAACTGCAGCGTACCCAGAAGGAACTGGCCCGGAGAATCATGGAACTGTCCGCCTCTGAAGAAAGATATCGGACCCTGGTGACGACGATCCCCGACATCGTCTACCGTATCGACACCGAGGGCCGTTTTACGTTTCTGAACGACGCCGTGAAACTTTTAGGCTACAGCTCTGAAGAATTGATCGGGCTGCCGTTTGCCACGATTGCCCTGCCCGCCGAGGTTGAGAAAGTCAGTCGCTAA
- a CDS encoding response regulator has protein sequence MIPDIGLSGMDGWTVLGMLKEDVRTRHIPVHVVSVEEPTTESRSRGAISHAVKPLNAEELELTFRRLEQVAAEHSKRVLVVEDDPEIRHATVALVASADTTVDEAATGAEAMTALRAENYDCPVLDLRLPDMDGNELLTELEREGVELPPVIVHTARDLSRDEENRLREHAQSVLIKDVRSQE, from the coding sequence GTGATTCCCGACATCGGGCTTTCCGGTATGGACGGCTGGACGGTCCTGGGGATGCTCAAGGAAGATGTTCGCACCCGTCATATTCCCGTTCATGTGGTATCCGTTGAAGAACCCACGACCGAATCGCGCAGCCGCGGCGCGATCAGCCACGCCGTCAAACCTTTGAACGCGGAAGAACTCGAACTGACTTTCCGCCGGCTCGAACAGGTTGCCGCCGAACATTCCAAGCGGGTGCTGGTGGTCGAGGATGATCCGGAGATCCGTCATGCGACGGTGGCGCTGGTCGCCAGCGCTGACACCACGGTTGACGAGGCCGCGACCGGGGCCGAGGCCATGACCGCGCTGCGTGCGGAAAACTATGACTGTCCCGTTCTCGATCTGCGGCTGCCGGACATGGACGGCAACGAGTTGCTCACCGAGCTTGAACGCGAGGGGGTTGAATTACCGCCGGTGATCGTGCATACCGCCCGGGATCTCAGCCGCGACGAGGAAAACAGATTGCGCGAACACGCGCAATCTGTTTTGATCAAGGATGTGCGTTCCCAGGAGTGA
- a CDS encoding GAF domain-containing protein codes for MVGQAAAGKKPLSLHDVPADYVMIGSALGQLGPRNILAVPFLFEQELMGVIEIASLKPFSALHRDFFDLVTDSIGIAVQTAQSRERMKELLEESKRLTEELQVQQEELRVANEELEEQTLRLQESEENLRRQQEELELTNEELKEKNDLLERRTREIERAGKVVKEKAEEVALASKYKSEFLANMSHELRTPLNSLLLLAQGLARNQDGNLAADQVESAKIIHAAGNDLLNLINEILDLSRIEAGRIDLRFGPVSVSELAERVRTSFGHLAEEKGISLKVVIREDAPDEITSDPKRVEQVIRNLVSNAVKFTETGGVTVTFAQGRIRAPRQLAISITDTGIGIAREQHKVIFEAF; via the coding sequence TTGGTGGGGCAGGCGGCGGCCGGGAAAAAGCCGCTGTCGCTGCACGATGTGCCGGCAGACTATGTCATGATCGGATCGGCCCTCGGCCAACTGGGCCCCCGGAATATTCTCGCTGTGCCCTTCCTGTTTGAGCAGGAGCTCATGGGGGTTATTGAAATTGCCTCGCTTAAGCCGTTCTCGGCTCTGCACCGGGACTTTTTTGACCTGGTGACCGATTCGATCGGGATCGCCGTCCAGACCGCCCAATCGCGGGAACGCATGAAGGAACTGCTCGAGGAGTCGAAGCGCTTAACCGAAGAACTTCAGGTTCAGCAGGAGGAGTTGAGGGTTGCCAACGAGGAGTTGGAAGAACAGACTTTGCGCTTGCAGGAATCCGAGGAAAATCTCAGGCGGCAACAAGAGGAATTGGAGCTCACCAATGAGGAGCTCAAGGAAAAAAATGATCTGCTTGAACGCCGGACCCGGGAAATCGAACGTGCCGGAAAGGTCGTGAAGGAAAAAGCCGAGGAAGTGGCGCTGGCCAGCAAGTACAAGTCCGAATTCCTGGCGAACATGTCGCATGAACTGCGAACGCCGCTGAACAGCCTGCTGCTGCTCGCTCAAGGTCTCGCCCGAAACCAGGATGGCAATCTGGCCGCCGATCAGGTGGAGTCGGCGAAGATTATTCACGCCGCCGGTAACGATCTTCTGAACCTGATCAACGAAATTCTGGATCTGTCTCGAATCGAGGCCGGGCGCATAGATTTGCGTTTCGGACCGGTGTCGGTCAGCGAGCTTGCCGAACGCGTCCGCACATCTTTCGGGCATCTGGCCGAGGAAAAGGGGATCAGCCTGAAGGTGGTGATCCGTGAGGACGCGCCCGACGAAATTACCAGCGACCCCAAGCGCGTCGAACAGGTGATTCGCAACCTTGTCTCCAACGCCGTCAAATTCACGGAGACCGGCGGCGTCACGGTCACCTTCGCTCAGGGTCGGATCCGCGCTCCGCGACAGCTCGCCATCAGCATCACCGACACCGGAATCGGCATCGCCCGGGAACAGCATAAGGTGATTTTCGAGGCCTTTTAG
- a CDS encoding HAMP domain-containing protein: protein MVDQSYAALMALLETRSDLNRIRGSLLGLLVAENVAATSTLKREIEDRLQEIDLAVDQVKTFLHKHALAGELKLVAELEHDLEAYCLDLAQQLKLIGAGKADEARMIGTGAQKARFERMRATLIAVDEGLRKYIATRVGESARLLNHAVITFVIIALAAILFALFIAWVMNRVIAFPLQQITAAAERVAAGDLGVRT from the coding sequence ATGGTTGACCAGAGTTATGCGGCCTTGATGGCCTTACTGGAAACCCGCTCCGATCTGAATCGCATTCGGGGTTCCTTGCTGGGACTGCTGGTAGCCGAGAATGTCGCCGCCACGAGTACTTTAAAGCGCGAAATTGAGGACAGATTGCAGGAGATTGACCTTGCCGTTGATCAGGTCAAGACCTTTTTGCACAAGCATGCGCTCGCCGGAGAACTCAAACTGGTTGCCGAACTGGAGCATGATCTGGAGGCCTATTGTTTGGATCTCGCGCAACAGCTTAAACTGATTGGCGCCGGTAAAGCCGACGAAGCGCGTATGATCGGCACGGGAGCGCAAAAAGCGCGTTTTGAACGAATGCGTGCAACTTTGATCGCGGTTGACGAGGGGCTGCGAAAATATATCGCCACCAGGGTGGGCGAATCCGCGCGTCTGCTGAACCACGCGGTCATCACGTTTGTGATCATCGCGCTGGCGGCGATTTTATTTGCCCTTTTCATAGCCTGGGTAATGAACCGGGTGATCGCCTTTCCGTTACAGCAAATCACCGCCGCGGCGGAGCGGGTCGCCGCGGGCGATCTGGGCGTGCGCACATAA
- a CDS encoding PAS domain S-box protein: protein MPLIRDGGREVYAMKPDFKVIFRLLKILLVSAFGVLLLGGFWFYQAQEQAVEKKVENDLGAIARLKAEQIAAWRKNQLQAAAALQNYFFLLQSVTSFMAGQGQEQRRDLLLRLRNLAKRHGYADIMLADPGGQVLLSLVAAPDCRCDFESALAQAWSAHAPVFTSLHLESSDTFPHLALIMPLYHKNGLSVLPLAALIMVNDASSFLYPLVRFWPTPSDSAETLLVQRDGDEVLFLNDLRHRSDTALKLRLPLSRTETPAVMAGLGRQGFVRGRDYRGVKVVAVILPIPDSPWIMIAKIDEAEVFAEWRFRSALILALFMLLAACIGALGLVMGQRNKKAYYRALYFSEAALRAGEQRHRVTLKAIGDAVIATDGRGLVELLNPVAENLTGWSQAEACGRPLTEIFRIINEETRNPVEDPVAKVLRQGTIVGLANHTLLVARDGVERPIADSGAPIRNEKGVISGVVLVFRDQTREREAERTLRAELARSQSYLDTVETVIVALDEKGDISLINRKGCELLGRRAAELKGRNWFDNCLPAENKDEVSVLFSQIVAGKVEPFEYHENEVIACNGERRTLAWHNALLRDETGAITGVLSAGEDISERKIMEERLRHVTAVLRGLRKVNQLIIHEKNREILLRRAGEILVETRGYHSAWVALREGLGELRVVAAAGVGDNFAKLRSELENGVWPECCRRALAGPEVVLGHGTKADCHVCPLAHTYGDTAALAGALRHAGEEYGVLVAALPVGVADDVEERALFAELCGDLAFALHGLAVDQEHDKLRTQLNQAQKMEAVGRLAGGVAHDFNNILSVIIGYSELALNKVAAETPLHKDLQEILAAAARSRDIVRQLLAFARKENIAPQVLDLNAGVQNMLKILRRLIGEDLDLVWHPGNDLWPVLLDPSQLDQILANLCVNARDAISDVGKVSIETAKVSFDEAYCALHAEAAPGDFVLLAVSDDGCGMDREIVAQIFEPFFSTKGAGRGTGMGLSTVYGIVKQNQGFINVYSEPGEGTSFRIYLPRYMGAELPEKPVPVPEKIHPGAAETVLVVEDEFPILELVKTILTQLNYRVLTAPTPSDALRMAAEHDGEIDLLLTDVVMPEMNGRELSGRLQALYPKLKCLYMSGYTANVIVHRGVLDKGCQFIQKPFSTRDLAAKIRMVLADK, encoded by the coding sequence ATGCCTTTGATCCGCGACGGGGGGCGCGAGGTTTACGCCATGAAACCTGATTTCAAGGTTATCTTCCGTTTACTCAAGATTCTTCTGGTGTCGGCGTTCGGCGTCCTGCTGCTCGGCGGTTTCTGGTTCTACCAGGCCCAGGAACAAGCTGTTGAAAAAAAGGTCGAGAATGATCTCGGCGCGATCGCGCGACTTAAGGCGGAGCAGATCGCCGCCTGGCGCAAGAATCAGCTGCAAGCGGCCGCCGCCCTGCAAAATTATTTCTTTCTGCTGCAAAGCGTGACCTCTTTCATGGCCGGGCAAGGTCAGGAACAACGCCGCGATCTGCTTCTGCGTCTGCGTAACCTGGCGAAACGCCACGGCTACGCAGACATCATGCTGGCGGACCCGGGAGGACAAGTGCTGCTCAGCCTGGTCGCGGCTCCTGATTGCCGGTGCGACTTCGAGTCCGCCCTGGCGCAGGCCTGGAGTGCACATGCTCCCGTATTTACCAGTCTCCACCTGGAATCGAGCGACACGTTTCCGCATCTTGCGCTGATCATGCCGCTTTATCATAAAAACGGATTAAGCGTTTTGCCGCTGGCCGCGTTGATCATGGTCAATGACGCCTCAAGCTTTCTCTATCCCCTGGTCCGTTTCTGGCCGACGCCCAGCGACAGCGCGGAAACCCTGCTGGTGCAACGCGACGGCGACGAGGTTTTATTTCTCAACGACCTGCGGCATCGTTCCGACACCGCTCTTAAATTACGGCTGCCTTTGAGCCGGACCGAGACTCCAGCCGTCATGGCCGGATTGGGCCGGCAAGGCTTTGTGCGGGGCAGAGATTATCGCGGCGTCAAGGTGGTCGCGGTCATTCTTCCCATTCCGGATTCTCCCTGGATCATGATCGCCAAAATCGATGAAGCGGAAGTCTTTGCCGAATGGCGTTTCCGCTCGGCCCTGATTCTGGCCTTGTTTATGTTGCTGGCCGCCTGCATCGGCGCGCTCGGATTGGTTATGGGACAACGCAACAAAAAGGCTTACTACCGGGCCTTGTATTTTTCCGAGGCGGCGCTGCGGGCCGGTGAACAACGCCACCGCGTGACCTTAAAAGCCATCGGCGACGCGGTCATCGCCACCGATGGTCGGGGGCTGGTGGAGCTGCTCAATCCGGTAGCCGAAAACCTTACCGGCTGGTCTCAGGCCGAGGCCTGCGGCCGCCCGCTGACCGAGATTTTTCGCATTATCAACGAGGAAACCCGAAATCCGGTCGAAGATCCGGTGGCCAAGGTTCTGCGTCAGGGAACGATCGTCGGCCTGGCCAACCACACCCTGCTCGTTGCCCGCGATGGGGTGGAGCGGCCCATCGCCGACAGCGGCGCACCTATTCGGAATGAAAAGGGCGTGATCAGCGGCGTGGTTCTGGTCTTCCGTGACCAGACCCGGGAGCGCGAGGCGGAGCGCACGCTGCGGGCCGAGCTGGCCCGCAGCCAGAGTTATCTGGACACGGTTGAGACTGTGATTGTCGCCCTGGACGAGAAGGGCGATATCAGTCTCATCAACCGTAAGGGTTGCGAATTGCTGGGCCGGCGAGCGGCAGAACTCAAAGGCCGCAACTGGTTTGACAACTGCCTGCCCGCCGAGAACAAGGATGAGGTGTCCGTTTTGTTCTCGCAGATCGTGGCGGGCAAGGTCGAGCCCTTTGAATACCATGAAAATGAGGTGATCGCCTGTAACGGCGAACGTCGCACCCTTGCCTGGCATAATGCTCTCTTGCGGGACGAGACGGGCGCCATTACCGGGGTTCTGAGCGCCGGCGAGGATATCAGCGAGCGCAAAATAATGGAGGAGCGGTTGCGGCATGTAACTGCCGTGTTAAGAGGCTTGCGCAAGGTCAACCAATTGATCATCCATGAGAAGAACCGGGAAATTCTGTTGCGCCGGGCCGGCGAAATCCTTGTCGAAACCCGCGGTTATCATTCCGCCTGGGTCGCCTTGCGCGAGGGCTTGGGGGAACTGCGGGTTGTGGCCGCAGCGGGGGTCGGCGACAATTTTGCCAAGTTGCGGAGTGAGCTTGAAAACGGCGTCTGGCCGGAATGCTGCCGCCGGGCCCTGGCCGGACCTGAGGTTGTGCTCGGGCATGGTACGAAAGCTGATTGCCATGTTTGTCCTCTGGCTCATACCTACGGCGACACGGCGGCCCTGGCCGGGGCTTTGCGCCATGCCGGCGAAGAGTATGGCGTCCTCGTGGCCGCTCTGCCGGTTGGGGTGGCAGACGACGTCGAGGAACGGGCTCTGTTCGCAGAACTCTGCGGCGACCTCGCTTTCGCCTTACACGGTCTTGCCGTCGATCAGGAACATGATAAACTGCGGACTCAGCTCAACCAGGCTCAGAAGATGGAAGCCGTCGGCCGTCTGGCCGGAGGCGTGGCCCACGATTTCAACAATATTCTCAGTGTCATCATCGGTTACTCGGAACTGGCGTTGAATAAAGTGGCAGCTGAAACGCCGTTGCATAAGGATCTGCAGGAAATTCTGGCCGCGGCCGCACGATCCCGGGATATCGTTCGGCAGTTGCTGGCCTTCGCCCGCAAAGAAAACATTGCGCCCCAGGTTCTCGACCTGAACGCCGGGGTGCAGAACATGCTTAAGATTTTGCGGCGACTCATCGGAGAGGATCTTGACCTGGTCTGGCATCCGGGAAATGATTTGTGGCCGGTGCTGCTGGACCCGTCGCAACTCGATCAGATTCTTGCCAACCTCTGTGTCAACGCCCGGGATGCCATCAGCGATGTGGGCAAGGTCAGTATTGAGACGGCCAAGGTAAGCTTCGACGAGGCTTATTGCGCGTTGCACGCGGAGGCCGCGCCCGGCGATTTTGTGTTGTTGGCCGTCAGTGATGACGGTTGCGGCATGGACCGCGAGATCGTGGCGCAGATCTTCGAGCCTTTTTTTTCCACCAAAGGGGCCGGCCGGGGCACCGGCATGGGGTTGTCCACGGTGTACGGAATCGTCAAACAGAACCAGGGTTTTATCAATGTTTACAGTGAACCGGGCGAAGGCACCAGCTTCAGGATTTATCTGCCGCGGTATATGGGGGCAGAGCTTCCGGAGAAGCCTGTGCCGGTTCCCGAAAAGATTCATCCGGGCGCCGCTGAAACCGTGCTGGTGGTGGAAGATGAATTTCCCATTCTTGAGCTGGTTAAAACCATTCTCACCCAACTCAACTACAGGGTTTTGACCGCGCCGACCCCTTCCGACGCTTTGCGGATGGCCGCCGAGCATGACGGCGAGATCGACCTGTTGCTTACCGACGTGGTGATGCCTGAAATGAACGGCCGGGAACTGTCCGGACGCTTGCAGGCCCTGTACCCAAAGCTTAAGTGTTTGTACATGTCGGGATATACCGCGAACGTGATCGTGCACCGGGGGGTGCTCGACAAAGGTTGCCAATTCATTCAGAAGCCTTTTTCAACCAGGGATCTGGCCGCCAAAATCAGGATGGTGCTGGCCGACAAATGA
- a CDS encoding ABC transporter permease, whose translation MSLFSPDFFSHPLQRRRWQRFRANRRGYWSLWIFLLLFGLSLGAEVIANDRPLLILYGGRLYAPVMRDYAETDFGGEFATAADYRDPYLAELIRAGGGLVIWPPVRYHYDTINYNLMQPAPSPPSAANWLGTDDQGRDVFARLLYGFRISVFFGLCLTLVGSVIGITAGALQGYYGGYIDLFGQRLIEIWSGLPVLYLLIILSSFVQPNFWWLLGIMLLFSWMSLVGMVRAEFLRGRNLDYVRAARALGAGDLTIMFRHILPNAVVATVTFAPFILNASITTLTSLDFLGFGMPPGSPSLGELLAQGKANLHAPWLGLSAFFILAVMLSLLVFIGEGVRDAFDPRRGARGLRHET comes from the coding sequence ATGAGCCTGTTTTCGCCTGATTTTTTTTCCCATCCGCTTCAGCGCCGCCGCTGGCAACGTTTCCGGGCCAACCGGCGGGGCTACTGGTCACTCTGGATTTTTCTCCTGCTTTTCGGGCTCAGCCTGGGCGCGGAAGTGATCGCCAATGACCGTCCCTTGCTGATTCTGTACGGCGGCCGTCTGTATGCGCCGGTCATGCGGGACTACGCCGAGACCGATTTCGGCGGGGAGTTCGCGACCGCGGCTGATTATCGTGATCCTTATCTAGCGGAGTTGATTCGCGCGGGCGGCGGCCTGGTTATCTGGCCGCCGGTGCGCTATCATTATGACACGATCAATTATAATCTCATGCAACCGGCCCCGTCGCCGCCGTCGGCGGCCAACTGGCTCGGAACCGATGACCAGGGACGCGATGTTTTTGCTCGCCTGTTGTATGGTTTCCGCATTTCGGTCTTCTTCGGTCTTTGCCTGACTCTGGTCGGCTCCGTGATCGGGATTACGGCCGGAGCGCTGCAAGGCTATTATGGCGGCTACATCGATTTGTTCGGCCAACGCTTGATCGAAATCTGGTCGGGTTTGCCGGTGCTTTATCTGCTGATTATCCTTTCCAGTTTTGTTCAGCCGAATTTCTGGTGGCTGCTCGGGATCATGCTGCTTTTTTCCTGGATGAGCCTGGTTGGCATGGTCCGGGCCGAATTCCTGCGTGGCCGCAATCTCGATTATGTCCGGGCCGCGCGCGCCCTGGGAGCCGGAGATTTGACCATCATGTTCCGTCATATTCTGCCCAATGCCGTGGTCGCGACCGTAACCTTCGCGCCGTTCATTCTCAACGCTTCGATCACAACTTTAACCTCGCTTGATTTTCTGGGTTTCGGCATGCCCCCGGGTTCGCCTTCGCTGGGAGAACTGCTGGCCCAGGGCAAGGCCAACCTGCATGCCCCCTGGCTGGGGCTGTCGGCTTTTTTTATTCTGGCGGTCATGCTGAGTTTGTTGGTTTTTATCGGGGAAGGGGTGCGGGATGCCTTTGATCCGCGACGGGGGGCGCGAGGTTTACGCCATGAAACCTGA